The following DNA comes from Dermacentor andersoni chromosome 2, qqDerAnde1_hic_scaffold, whole genome shotgun sequence.
caagcagatGGCGCGGCAGCTGTACGGTGACTTTAACGGTGACATAAGCGCAAGCAACAAATAGCGTCAAAAGGAAAGTAAAATCGAAGCGTATATTACAGCTGAGCTGGAGGTCGAATTCCGCCCTCTTTCCGATGCCGACGAAACACAAAAACGGTTGAGTGCTTAGGTTTCGGTGCATGCCAAGGAACCCAGAATGGTTGAAACCTAACCTTCGGATCTGAACTCATTTACTCCGACAGTGAATAATACACAATTTAGTTTCTGTTTGCCTGCTTTTTCTTCGGATGACTGCGCTCACCCACCACGGGGAACTGAACGCAACGCCAGTGGTTATAGGACAGTTGGTTGTGGGGAAGGGGTGCGGTCACATAAAAATCCATTAATAAAGTAAGATTATGAAAAATGTTAagcattatttattatttaagCCGCAACCACATATCGCACGATATGGCAGAAATTAAAGCGTGGGCCAGAGAACGGCAGCTCGCGTGCCAATCGTCGTCGTCGACAAGTTCATCGCACAGCACTGTCAATGAAGCGAAATGTGCGCATCTCTTACACGACTTCCCTATAAAAGACAACGAAGCGGTCTGCACTGCAGCACACAAAGTGCTGCTCAAAGCCCCTTTAACCTGAGCTGCAATGCGTCGTGAGAACGACGGGTGTCAAGAACCCGAAGTCGTGCAGGGTAAACCCTCTCCTCTTGCGCACGCGCTTCCGAGTTTTCGGAGCTCACCTCTGCACAAAAAATGTCCGCGGTCGCTCCCCGTTGCAATCGCCGCCACAACTTCCGTTCAACGTGCACCGACTGTGGCGCTGcttctcccccttctctcgcagagggcatgttcgcgctgagCCGTCCGTTCGTCGCCTCGCTGCTGGCCAACTCGTTCTTCTCCACCTTCCCCAAGCGCACTTCGCGGACCCACCCGACGCTGCTCGACTTCAACTGCTCCGAGCTGTTTCCCTTCCTCGGCACGTGAGTGTGGCGCGCGTTTTGCCGTGGACGCCGTCCGGCGGATTGACTCACTTCTTTCTCTATCCGTGTTTGCACTCGGTCGCGGAGGGTACCAAACCAGGCTACAACTCTAACTTAACGTCCTTACTtttcgttttgtgtgtgtgtgtgtgtgtgtgtgcgtgcgtccaATGTATTTCATCTATCTAATCTAATGTATCTTATCTAATCTAATGTATCTATATCAATGTATCTTGTCTAATCTAATGTATCTATATCAATGTATCTCGTCTAATCTAATGTATCTATATTAATGCATCTTGTCTAATTTAATGTATCTATATTAATGCATCTTGTCTAATCTAATGTATATAATGTATCTTATCTAATCTAATGTATATAATGTATCTTATCTCTAACTTTTTATACCCGCCGcgatggcttagtggctatggtgttgcgctgctaagcacgaagtcgtgggatcaaatcctgctggacgcggcggccgcatttcgacgggggatgaatgcaaaaacgcccgtgtcgaGTGCATTGGGGGCGCCTTAAAAATCCCCTAACGGTCGAAATCAATCGGGAGTCCTTCGGTACGGCGGTCCCTgtaatcaaatcgttgttttggcacgtaaaaccccagatatATATATCGGCCTGTCTATCTACCTACTTGTCCATATCTGTCTAGGAGGTTGCAccatggcaggtttttttttttttttttcaatttcttcaaGCCGCAAAAAACATCGGTGCGCGATACTGCCTACTAATGAAGTGACACTTCCATGTGCCTTTGCCgatgattacttttttttttctctttctttcgcagACCGTGCCACTGCGAAAAGCTGCGGAGCCTGTTCGCCTACTTCGACTGCACCTACCAGGATGAACCGGAGGGCACCGTGTACTTCTGCAGGCAGGTTCGAAATGATCGCCCGAGATACGCCGCGGGACCAGCTAAAGGCGGATACGCATGCCAACGTGCCTGTTAAATAGATCCGTAGATTCTATCGCACGAGTTCTTCGGCAGACGCATACGTTACCGCGAAAGAAAGTACAAAGCGTTGCAAGTAAAGCCCGTGGCTCCAAGTAACCGTGGCAGGACGCCCAGCGCTTACGTGGAGGAAGCACTATGACAACAAATGGTATCTGCAGATGGCTTGATATCGTACTCTGCTGTAGAGCACGAAGTCCCACTTCCGGATCCCGGTTAcggaagccgcatttcgatgcgatAAAGGCTTAAAGAAAGAAGTTTCCGAGCAAGGCCAGTGTACTGAGGTTTGGGTGCGCCTTAAACTTAAGTTGCACAAAATTGGGAGCTTTCCGCTGCAGTCATTCTCGCAGCACAGGCGTAAGATTTCATTGCAGACGACGTTAGAGAAAATAGCGAATACAGTTTCTGTATACGGGCTACAGAACGAAGCCTCTGCGCACGCGCGACCTCAGCTTTCTACGGAACGTCTAGCCGCGGCCTCCCATTGCATGCGCACTGCTAAAAAGCTCTGGACATTAAGACCCGAACTTCCATTCTCGTCCGCCTTTATAGCACCAGCAGCTGCACAAGTGCGACATTCTACGCAGAAATAGAATTCGACAGGACGTTTTATGTGAAACTGGCTTAGACGCTCCTCTGTAGAGCATATGTAGTGTGCGAAATGTGTTAGCGCAAGAACGTTCTGTGTGTGCATAATGCACATACCgcgtattggacaacgtgtatatagctcATTGCACTATAGCATCACCTGCCATTGCACATAGCACCATTGCACTATAGTCACCTGCCATCTACGTCTCTTTTCCTGTCTTCTCCCAAATCCCCTTATCCCTGCGACGAGTAGCAGACTAGCGATACGATCTCCAGACCaacttctcttcctttctttttattaaatcgtcctctctctctctctctctctctctcgacgacACGCGTCTTTTCGTTTCTCCTTCTCGCGTCTTTTCATCGTCCAcccttccccagtgtaggataTGAATTAAACAGGACGGGCGTATACCTGGCAAGGCCCTTCGTGCCCCTCTATCTTCCTTGCCCAAAGGCTGCAGGTATACAGTGCGCAGTTATCCAAAATTCACGAACTGCCGCGGAAAGCGTCTGTGTGTTGCGGGATAACAGAAATTGTGTCTGGACTTGCTGCTGGTCTGCTTACTGGACTCGCCCGTTCAAGTCTTGATTACAGCTGATGACGTCGTAGGTATAGGCGCAAAAGTCACCTACATACTGTAGAAACGACAAAGAGAATCAGTGATAAAACTAGGAGTTGCCTCAGCTGCGTCACTCAAGAGGGCTGGCTGTGTACCAATAGGATCGAAGTAAACGCTTGTAGAGACAATCCGCAGATTCGCGCGTGCTCACGAGACTTCCGCTCTCGCCGGCGGCCAGCAGGTGACTGCCCCCAAGAACCAGATGTCGCTGCCTGAGTGGATGTGCAGCGACTGTCCCCTATGCCCGCTCATGGTCCGCACCAGAGGACTGATCGAGGACGCCGAACCGATCCTGCTCAAGGTATGACAAACGCAATAAAATACCTGTGGCGATCGCGgacgcatgcatgcatggagaccGCGCAGGAACTCTGTAGTAGAGAACACATGTAGTTGAGAACGTATCTAAAACATACTTAAGTCTGAGCGAAAGCTTGAGAAAGCATTTGCTCTATATATACGTTGCTATTTGTGGTATGTATCGGCGATGTTAACTGCCAGACTGTCCTACGATTCTGACGCGACCTTTTCGGCACGTCCACCAACTATAGTAGATATGCCTGTAGCGAACTGGCAGAAGTTCGTAATGACCGAGGTTGCACTGATCTCACGCCACTTTCGCTGTCCCCTTCAACATTTCCGTTTCTTGCAGTGCTATCCATCTAGCGCCAACGCCGGAAGTGATTTTCTCGGAAGCAATTGCACAATGGTACGTATCTTTCGAAACCTTGCGCCGATAAGTTAGTAAGATTGCTTTGAACGTGTAAATGGTAGATTATTTTATTACTATTATTCCGCAGTAAGAGCTAAAGAAAATCGATTACTTCGACTGATTTCTATATAAGTGCGTTCGATTATAATACGTGTTCGGCGCTACAGACGAGTACTTTGTGCGCGTTCGCATTCGTGGGCGCCTATGCATTTCGAGCATGCATACTAtatctttatttcattttgagagaCGTGAGTTGTAATAAAATGTTGTGAAACGAACAGATGAAAGCGACGCATCGTCCCCGCTTGAACAGCTTATGCGAGTTTGTGTAAGTTGAAGCACGAGCTCGCACTGTCGTTAATCATGCAGGACAACTCGACTGTATCAATCAAATCGCGACGCTCTATCGACTATACCCGTTGAACTTCGTGGTGTATTTATAGCGCGCCATACTCGCCGTCTCGGGCGCAGGCGACTGCGCACTGATTTCCGGGAAAACGGAGCTCCTGAAAACGATTTTCTAAAAAAACAACTTGTTGGAGCCACGAACGCAAGATCAGATGCATGGGAAACAAGCAGCAAAtgacacacaaacacgcacgcacactcgtACTTTAGACGTGTTGCAGCGGTTTACTAGTTTCGTCAGCATTATAGACGAAATGTGTGTCTGGGCACGTCACACACCTAATTATTAGTTTACGCTTCACTATACATCGCGACTAGGCCATCGCGCAAGGGCATGGGGGTTAGCATAACCTTTAAATGGGCGTAAGTGTCTCGCCTTCAGTGGTGCGATATTTGTGGGGCAGCTCATTCAGGGAAAACATAATTTTGCATATACAAAGCGATTACAAAAACATGGTGCTAGTCTAGTAGACTGTACATTATCTTGAATAGCACAATGCATGAaatcttatgtttttttttttagagttctGCACTCGCACATATATAGCTTGCCTCTATGACTGCCTCGCAAAGAACATTCTTCTATCCCGATTCCAGGAGTGCTCGGTGTTCCTCAGCTGTCCCGAGGTGCTGGCCGCGCTGCTCTTCGTCGAGCTCCTGGGCGACAACGAAGCGCTCACCGTGGACGGCCTGTTGCCACTCGACCCGAGGCCACGGGTCAGCGGCGAACCGGTACGCCGAGTGTGAACCTGATTCCTATATACAGAGGCCGCGACGTACGGCCCGAAATATACTAAGAAAGTTGGCTACAGTTGCAGCTGTATATAGTGACGTAAAAATTCGGTAGCACGTTGCACTACTATAACACGCgaaagcgaaagcctgctgcacacttgttgatgcgccgtctcgcatcgtcgcgttgctgctttcgcagttcggcttcggCTCATTTTCAACGCtgagctgcggcttcgcgcgctcatgtatagcggggtcagactcgcgccaacgaaaTTTCTCTTCGAGACTTTACGTTGCGTCCTCTCAGCAGGGGagtgaaacgtatgctgttctgtgtattgtatgcgtgatttcaatgaatttatgcactgttcgcttcactttgctgagcgcttgtagcctcagcctaaCGGAGGTATGAAGCATTTATAttaagggggtatgagcaatTGAGAAGgtcacatagtttttttttttttttttgttccactcgactagacgccgcatttCTATGCGTTGTAtacgtgattccaatgaatgtatgctcTGTGGGCTTCGCTTTGAGTGCTCGTAGCCTCTACATTGCGAGAGGGAGGAGGCAATGCATTTTTTGCCTGCTTagaggggtatgagccattgctgatgatagtttttgtaccattggactgaacgacgcatttcttttttcaaggccatcgggggtatgagccacttcaggctttcgccttaatacgCCAAACAACGAAGACAAATGCGACACAGTGAATATCCTAATGGGTGGCACTGGCATTAGCCTTCTAGTGCTTGTCCCGTGCTTGCGTTGACTGCCGCATTAGTATTGTCATCAAGCACGGCTGAGAATAAATCATTCTGTGTACAGTGCTTATAGTGACTGGCCGCACACTGTTTTATGTAATACGTCAGCGGTGGGCTTAAAAGTATTACTAAATAGCTTCCCGCAATCAAGATCAGTGATCGCGAAGTGTTCTCCGTTATACTGCAGGGCAGCACACGTGCCTCTCCGCTCGCACAGCTTATAACTTCCCGACTGTTATGCCCTAATGAGCTGAAGTCATCGAGGCAAGCTCAGTTTCAGAGCCCGCGTATACTTCTACGCCTATATAGTAGGCTATGCCGCTGCGACAAAAGGGAATATCTCTACAAGTTCACACATTTGACACTTTGACAATAGTGCGCGGATTGAGGCCACTATGTGTAGTTTCTCGTTTACCAGCTGTGTTGGCTCACTGAACCAGTTCTCGTCGCGCCTGTTCCCGCCGCAGGTATTCAGCCCTTCCGAGTGCTCCGTGTGCCTTCTGGACTTCAAGGACCATTCCTCTCGGCCGGTGGCGCAGTTCGAGGACGCGTTCCTGCTCCGCGAGTTCAACAAGTGTCTCGTGGCCTTCAGACAGGCCCTCACCCAGCGTAGACCCTCACCTGTGGGCCAGAGTTCGAGCTCGAGCGCTGCCGGCCACGATCCACCCTGTTTCCACTCGCTGTCCTCTTCCAAGACGTCGTCCTCCCGGAGCAGCGCGCACGCCCCTGACTCCCCGCCAGACAATCTGCAGGGCCTGCGTGGCCACGAACACTTCGTAGAGTGCAAGCCACCGCTCGCAGACCGTTTGGGAACGAATACGGCCACCGTTTCAGTTGACAAAGCTGACCTGCAGTGCACGATCAAGCGGGGTCAACAGTCGGAGAGTCAAGCACCCACATTAGCCTGTGTATTGGGGGCACTACGAACGAAGGCGGCAGCACAGACCGCCAAACCCGAACCGCCAGTGCCTCCGCAATGGTCACCTCGAAAGTTCTTCAAAGTACTGAGCTCCAGGAGTCCGAGCCCGACCCCGCCGAAACCCGGCAGCACTCGTCCACCTCCACCTGCAGATACGAATGCCAAAACTTCGAACGCACCGCCATCGTTGACGAGCTCAGCTGCTGCCCCAGTTCCTAACATTGCGAGGCCCTTGGCGACTAAGCCTCCTCCACCTGCCACGAAGAGGAGCCTGCGTTCTCTGGGTGGCTCCAGTTCCAAGGGGTCCATGGAGAGGAACAAAAGCCTAGAGAATATACTTAACAGGATCTCCGCGAGCCAGCCGTCGacaccttcgtcgtcgtcggcgccACTTCTGACGCAGGCTGTCCTGTGCGCCCAGAGGCATCCTTCTCCGAGACCCGAGCGACGCGGCAGCGGTTCCCAAGCGGCTATGGTCTTTCGTCCGGTCAACCTGTCTCCACTGACGTCCCGCAGGTCTGCCTTCCGGCCCGCGGCCGAGTGTCTCCTGGACCAGAGAAGGCAGAGCAGCGGCGGCGGAGGCGCGGCTCCGATAGCGTTGCCGCACTGCGAGTTTTCTGCACTGAGCAACGCCAGACAGGCGTGCGGCAAGCTCGCGCCGGTGAAAGTGCTGACGTCCCCTCCGGTCTCTTCGCCTCGCGTGCAGCTCTCGATCGAGTCTGGGCCCGAGGACGACGTGTGGCGCAGGCAAGAGAGCGTCGAGCTCGAGTCACCGGGCGTCGAGCGGCCGCCACCGTCGCCGCGATGTCCGGACGCCGCGGCGTCGAGGGAGACGGAAGTGTGGACGCTTGcggagcagcagcagccagcggcGGAAGAGAGCGCTCCGGCACGAGGTCACCGCAGGACGGTGTCTGGGTCTTCGGCCACGCCGTACGGGTCTCCGTCGGCGACCCTATCGCTGCCGCGGCTTCCGTCTCAAAAGTCGTGCGACGACGTCTACCACACTGCGGACGAAAGCGTAGAGGACAGTGAGTGTATATTTCTTTATCAGTCTTAGTAGGTAGGAGTGCCTGCTGCAGTGTACTCATGCGGAGAAAGTGGTAATGCCACAGTTTACTACAGCCTCGTGACGCATAATGTGAGGTGGCAGGACAGTTAGGCTGAATATAGACGCGCATATCTGCTGTTTTCGGCCTCCATACAATTCTTTCATCGACAGTGAACCGGTCCATTCGCAGTTGGCGAGGTGAGGAGAAGCACTAGCGGAGAGATAAATCTAGCAGAACGCAGTGCACGATGCGGTCGTTGTCGTGACATTTACGCTGGCTGCTAACAAACGCGGTGCGAGAATATTTAACCATCGTTATCGTTCTCAGGCCACTCGAAATCTGACGAAAATATGCATATAGTTATGCATTACAGCTCTCAAGCCTTTTTGTTCCAATACCAGAACAGACGCGTGAAAACGCAGTGAACATTCCTATTGTGGCTCTTGGAACAGAATACGCTTAAACTGCGAATAGTTGCCTGAACACTTGTTTAGTGTGCTTACATAAGCCAGCAGTGTAGCTTATTAGTACCGGGCTCCCACGTTAGTCGGTTAACTGTGCGACTGTCCCCGGAAG
Coding sequences within:
- the LOC126541574 gene encoding uncharacterized protein isoform X2, which produces MAHVLLPCDVPTWPEVERHLSQLRFAHSPEQLVADMQRIYDLCCVGLDPEDPPREEIRLDLLKRFLKSLSADESRRFFESTLPALITYAMRLRELRPTGGFLYCLQQQEGMFALSRPFVASLLANSFFSTFPKRTSRTHPTLLDFNCSELFPFLGTPCHCEKLRSLFAYFDCTYQDEPEGTVYFCRQVTAPKNQMSLPEWMCSDCPLCPLMVRTRGLIEDAEPILLKCYPSSANAGSDFLGSNCTMECSVFLSCPEVLAALLFVELLGDNEALTVDGLLPLDPRPRVSGEPVFSPSECSVCLLDFKDHSSRPVAQFEDAFLLREFNKCLVAFRQALTQRRPSPVGQSSSSSAAGHDPPCFHSLSSSKTSSSRSSAHAPDSPPDNLQGLRGHEHFVECKPPLADRLGTNTATVSVDKADLQCTIKRGQQSESQAPTLACVLGALRTKAAAQTAKPEPPVPPQWSPRKFFKVLSSRSPSPTPPKPGSTRPPPPADTNAKTSNAPPSLTSSAAAPVPNIARPLATKPPPPATKRSLRSLGGSSSKGSMERNKSLENILNRISASQPSTPSSSSAPLLTQAVLCAQRHPSPRPERRGSGSQAAMVFRPVNLSPLTSRRSAFRPAAECLLDQRRQSSGGGGAAPIALPHCEFSALSNARQACGKLAPVKVLTSPPVSSPRVQLSIESGPEDDVWRRQESVELESPGVERPPPSPRCPDAAASRETEVWTLAEQQQPAAEESAPARGHRRTVSGSSATPYGSPSATLSLPRLPSQKSCDDVYHTADESVEDSPEGHGVDLPGETRPRCLKSRRERSLRSHTSGGGGSSAFSSVSQRLSRDDSASSAGFVLDYRSDDEDYIAFSLSKHERYEDFRRRIRRRGRRLARRLSRSLRASYSSGSSDMDDIDEDPELGFSRPQAPVCAVRAANSEPTLHVLLPTKGSARELPALSIASELVMTSSPGRRQTLVMTTGQGMPKAYSFDGVNPNLPVPFKAKFRCKKTSEETSHAESCAVGLTRQDTEFIKAHSFRPVSPDLSAGTSEEDDVESEPAEQDEDQQDFDTASGDSAERRRESFVSVEEGPPQDSEEPQPSPSSFPMRLSASGLRPVATCRWARDCLDPSGDPQLEALVQWIAASVAGVPGLVIYTGGQPSLEQLSQVSFKVDERHWTVGDLACETLRFCRNRVALHEGRNKSSMHRGTTLFSQLLGQNAAAAATTTTTAPSQAAVGKGGTRASETCDGGRAVLQTHDSLE
- the LOC126541574 gene encoding uncharacterized protein isoform X1 translates to MAHVLLPCDVPTWPEVERHLSQLRFAHSPEQLVADMQRIYDLCCVGLDPEDPPREEIRLDLLKRFLKSLSADESRRFFESTLPALITYAMRLRELRPTGGFLYCLQQQEGMFALSRPFVASLLANSFFSTFPKRTSRTHPTLLDFNCSELFPFLGTPCHCEKLRSLFAYFDCTYQDEPEGTVYFCRQQVTAPKNQMSLPEWMCSDCPLCPLMVRTRGLIEDAEPILLKCYPSSANAGSDFLGSNCTMECSVFLSCPEVLAALLFVELLGDNEALTVDGLLPLDPRPRVSGEPVFSPSECSVCLLDFKDHSSRPVAQFEDAFLLREFNKCLVAFRQALTQRRPSPVGQSSSSSAAGHDPPCFHSLSSSKTSSSRSSAHAPDSPPDNLQGLRGHEHFVECKPPLADRLGTNTATVSVDKADLQCTIKRGQQSESQAPTLACVLGALRTKAAAQTAKPEPPVPPQWSPRKFFKVLSSRSPSPTPPKPGSTRPPPPADTNAKTSNAPPSLTSSAAAPVPNIARPLATKPPPPATKRSLRSLGGSSSKGSMERNKSLENILNRISASQPSTPSSSSAPLLTQAVLCAQRHPSPRPERRGSGSQAAMVFRPVNLSPLTSRRSAFRPAAECLLDQRRQSSGGGGAAPIALPHCEFSALSNARQACGKLAPVKVLTSPPVSSPRVQLSIESGPEDDVWRRQESVELESPGVERPPPSPRCPDAAASRETEVWTLAEQQQPAAEESAPARGHRRTVSGSSATPYGSPSATLSLPRLPSQKSCDDVYHTADESVEDSPEGHGVDLPGETRPRCLKSRRERSLRSHTSGGGGSSAFSSVSQRLSRDDSASSAGFVLDYRSDDEDYIAFSLSKHERYEDFRRRIRRRGRRLARRLSRSLRASYSSGSSDMDDIDEDPELGFSRPQAPVCAVRAANSEPTLHVLLPTKGSARELPALSIASELVMTSSPGRRQTLVMTTGQGMPKAYSFDGVNPNLPVPFKAKFRCKKTSEETSHAESCAVGLTRQDTEFIKAHSFRPVSPDLSAGTSEEDDVESEPAEQDEDQQDFDTASGDSAERRRESFVSVEEGPPQDSEEPQPSPSSFPMRLSASGLRPVATCRWARDCLDPSGDPQLEALVQWIAASVAGVPGLVIYTGGQPSLEQLSQVSFKVDERHWTVGDLACETLRFCRNRVALHEGRNKSSMHRGTTLFSQLLGQNAAAAATTTTTAPSQAAVGKGGTRASETCDGGRAVLQTHDSLE